CCGGCCCGCGCATCGTTCCGTCATCCTGCATGTTGCTGTAGACGTAGTAGGGCACCTGGTTGTCCACCGCCACGTGGTACGTCTGGCCGATCGGCAGCAGAGGCCTCATGAAACTCCGGCCGTGCTGCGTCGTGATGATCACGCCGCCGTCGTCGGTGATGGCGAAGCGATCGGGATTGCTCGGGTCGATCCAGATGTCGTGGCTGTCGCCGCTCCAGTCCACTTCGCGAAACGTGTCGCCGCCGTCGGTCGATTGCCAGAACGCGCTGTCCGCGACGAGGATCTCGTTCTCGTTGGTCGGAGAGACCGCGAGACGGATGTAGTACCCCGCGCGGCCGATCAGCCCGCGCTGCCAGTTCACGACGCGCCACGACTCGCCGCCGTCATCCGAGCGCCAGAGCGATCCCTGGTCCTTCGTCTGGATGAGCGCGTAGACCCGGTTCGAGTCGGACTGTGCGACGGCCACGTCGATCTTGCCCACGGGCGACTTCGGCAGGCCGTGTCCCTCGATGCGTGTCCACTTCGACCCGCCGTCGTGAGACACGAACACCGCGCTGCCCGGGCCGCCGCTGAACATCGCCCACGTGTGCATCTCCACCTGCCAGGTGCCGGCGAACAAGGTGCGCGGGTTGTTGGGATCCATCGCGAGACCGGAACAGCCCGTGTTCTCGTCGACGAACAGGACCCGCTCCCAGTGCTGTCCGCCGTCGGTCGTTCGGAACACACCACGCTCCTGCTGGGGACCGGTGGTGCGGCCGACCGCGCAGACGAAAACAGTGTCCGGGTTCTTCGGATGCACGAGCACCTTCGCGATGCGGCCGGTCTCGTCGAGCCCCATGTGCGTCCACGACTTGCCGGCGTCCACCGACTTGTAGACACCGTCCCCCATCACGTCGATGTCGCGAATGGCCCAGGCTTCGCCGGTGCCCGCCCACACCGTGGTCGGATCGGACGGCGCAACGGCCAGCGCGCCGATCGCGGCGACGGGCTGAGCGTCGAACACCGGCGTCCACTTGAGCCCGCCGTCGACGGTCTTCCACACGCCGCCCGACGCGGCGCCGACGTAGTACGTGCTCGGGTCTCCCGGGACCCCGGCAACGGCCGCAATCCGGTTGCCGACGGCCGGGCCGAGGAACCGGAACTGCAGCCCCTCTGGTTTGGCCGCCGCATTCTGTTGCTGGGCAGACGCGCCACCCGCGATGACGAGGGCAGCGACAATGGCGATGAGGTATCGGCTGGATCGACAAAGGCACATAGGTCGGCGTTCCTCGTGGCTGAAGGGAGTTCCATTGTGGCACAGGTGCCGTCGTGCACACCGCGTCCGACAGCCGGCACTCACCGCGATCCGCGGCGTCATCCTCCGACTGATCGCGTCAGTTCCGACTTGTGGGTAATTGGTGAGCCGGGTGGGGATCGAACCCACGACCACCGCATTAAAAGTGCGATGCTCTACCACTGAGCTACCGGCCCTGGCGGGTGGGCACGTGCGCTCCAGCGCACGCGATGAACGATGCTGGCCTTCCGATCGTAGCACAGACACTGCGGCCGGCGATCCACGTGACGCCGTTCCTGATACCATTCCCCGATGCGCCGCGCTGGCGATGCGACAACCGGACGAAGATCGGGACAACAAGGAGGAGACATGCGACGACGGACTGCTCTGGGAGCGTGCGTGGGAATGGCGGCGGGCCTGGGCATTCTGACCGGTGCAGTCGGCGCGCAGAACGCGCTGGCCGATCTCGGCGTCGCGGAGGCAACCGCGCGGCGTGAGATCGTGAGGACCTTGACCGGCGGTTACGTCAACGTGTACCAGGCCACAAAGGCGTTCAAGGCCGCATCGCCCGCGGTGCGCGTCACGCTCGTGAAGGGCGCGATCGCCTGGGCGAAGGCGTACACGGAGTCCACGGCGTTCAAGGCCGACTACGAGAAGCAGCGCGTGGCCGACGTGCCGCAGTCGCCGCAGTCCAAGGGCACGGTGGACGACGAGATTGCGAAGCAGCGCGCTGAGCGGAAGAAGAGCCTGGAAGACGCGAAGAAGAACGTCGAGAAGATGCCGGCCAACATGCGCCCTCAGATGGAAGCGTCGATCAAGCAGATGGAGCAGCAGTTCGCGAAGATGGACACCGATCCCCAGATGGTTGCGATGGTGCGGCAGGGGATCGAGATGCAGCGGGCCAACGACCAGAAGACCTACGAGCAGCAGGTGCAGGCCCATGACAAGCGCTTCCCCGCCAATCCGAACGTGCTCATCGCGCGTCGCCTGCAGGAGTTCCTCGCGACAACGAAGGATGTGGACTTCACGGCGAAGCTCGTTCCAGCGGGCGCGAAGCAGCGGTTCGCCGATCCGCGCCTCGAGGAAAAGCCGACGGAGTGGAAGCTGTGCTACCGCGCCGGCAAGGACGTCGTGGCCGCCGCACGGGACGCGGCCCAGGCCTGGCTGACGGCGATCCCCACGAAGTGACGCGCGAGCGAAGGCGCGGTTCTTCGATCCCGGAACCCGGCTCGTCTGATATCATCGGTCAGGGAACCTCTCCTCATCGCGGCTGCGCGTTGGCGGCCGCTTCATACGGAGCTTGTCATGGCGACCCGACGAATCGGCATCCTGACGGGCGGCGGTGACGTTCCTGGCCTCAACGTGGCCATCAAGGCGGTCGCCATGCGCGCGCGGAACCACGGCATCGAGGTTCTCGGCCTGCGTCGCGGCTGGCTCAGCCTGCTCCAGCTCAACCCGGACGACCCGGCGTCGGCCGACTCCTGGACGTTCGAGCTGCCGCCCGACCGCGTCCGCACGTTCGATCGCACGGGCGGCACCATCCTCCACACGTCACGCACCAATCCGAGCAACCTCAAGCCCGACGACGTCCCGTCGCACGTCCGGCAGGAGGATCGGATCACACGGCCCGACGGCCGCATCGACTGCACGAGACACGTGCTGCGGGTGCTCGAGCACCTTCGCCTCGAGGCGCTCATCCCGATCGGCGGTGACGACACGCTCAGCTTCGCCAGCCGTCTCCACACCGAGGACTTCCGCGTCGTCGCCATTCCGAAGACGATGGACAACGACGTGTTCGGGACGGATTACTGCATCGGATTCTCGACCGCCGTCACACGCTCGGTGGACGCCATCACCAACTTCCGCACGTCGGTCGGCTCGCACGAGCGGATTGGCGTCGTCGAGCTGTTCGGGCGCAACTCGGGCGAGACGTCGCTCTACGCGGCCTATCTCTCGGACGTCGATCGCGCGCTCATCTCCGAGGTTCCCTTCGACCTCGAGCGGCTCGTCAACTACCTGGTGGACGACCGCAAGCGCAACCCGTCGAACTACGCCCTGCTGACGATTTCCGAGGGGGCGCATCCGAAGGGCGGCCAGATCTTCGAATCGGGCGAGGAAGACGCGTACGGTCACAAGAAGCTGGGCGGGATCGGCTACATGGTGTCGCAGGAGATCCGCAAGCGGAGCGGCATCAACATCATGTACGAGCAGCTCGCCTACATCATGCGATCGGGTGCCCCCGACTCGCTCGACCGGATGGTGGCGGTGTCGTTCGGTTCGCTCGCCTGCGACCAGGTGGCGATGGGGCACACCGGGCGGATGGTGTCGCTGCAGCAGGGCATCTACACCACCGTGCCGCTCGACATGGTCGTGGCTGGCAAGAAGCGCGTGGACGTCACCGCGCTCTACGACTCGCAGGAGTACCGCCCCCGCGTTCGCGACATGCTCGGCAAGCCGATGTTCTTGTACTAGGCTCTGGGCTCCGGGACGCAGGCTCTGGACTCTGGGCGGCCGTTGAGTGGCGCGGGCGTCCCGCCCGCGTCCCAGACACAGCGCCTTCCGCCTTCCGCCTTCCGCCTTCCGCCTTCCGCCTTCCTCCTTCATCCTTCCGCCTTCCTCCTTCCTCCCCTACTTCCCCACCGCCCACTGGATGAACGCGCCCACGTCCTTTCGCAGCTTCTCGCGCGACACCTGGTCGATGTACATCATGTGGCCCGCCTCGTACGTCGTCGTCCGGATGTTCTTGCGAAGGTCCGGCGCGAGTCCCAGGTGGTCCATGGTGTAGACGGCACCCGAATACGGCGTGGCGAAGTCGTAGTAGCCGGCGGCCACCAGCACCTTCTGGAACGGGTTCTTCACCATCGCATTGCGCAGGTCGTCGCCGACATTGGGGTAACCCATCGGCGCCGCGCCAGGAAACTCCGCCGGCGCATTCATGTCCCAGCCGGTCAGCCCGCCGCCGAGGATGTAATAGATCGCGTCCGACTTGTATCCGAGTTCCGTCCTGACGTAGTCGGCGAACATCGCCGTGTACGGGGCGCGGATCGCCGCCATGCTCGGGTCGCCCTCGAACTCGTCAGGCGATGCACCGGCGCTCGAGCCGGTGAACCGCCCGTCGAGGCGTCCGACGACGAGGTGGCGGTCGCGGAGGAGTTCGCGCTGGAAGAGCGGGAGCGCGACGCGGAGATCCGCCTCGTCGATCACGCGTCGATCGAGGCCCGTGAAGCGGGCGAACGCGTCCACCACCTTGCCGCGTTCGACGGACGTCATCGCCGCGCCCTTCTGCAGCGCGACCGTCAGTTCCGTGCTGGCCCACGCCTCGGCCTGGTCGAGCACCGCGCGCAGCGGCTGCTGCTGGAGGTCGGCCGGCAGCTTCTTGTGGTACCACGCTGCCGCGGCGTAGCCTGGCACGTAGAGCGGATACGGCACGTCGTTCCCGGATGCAAACGAGAGGGTCTGGAAGTTGAGCACCGTCGAGATGAGGACGATGCCGTTGAAGGCGATGCCCTGGTCCACCAGGTGGCCGGCAAGTCCGGCAGCGCGCGTCGTCCCGTAGCTCTCGCCCGCGAGGAAGAGCGGCGAACCCCAGCGATCGTTTCGGGTCAGATACAGGCGGATGAACTCTGCCACCGACTCGACATCCCCTTTGCGGCTCCAGAACTTCTTCCCGAGTTCCGGTTTGACAGGACGGCTGTAGCCCGTGCCAACCGGATCGATGAAGACGAGGTCGGCGGCGTCGAGCCACGTGGACTCGTTGTCCACGAGTTCGAAGGGTGGCTGCGGGTACCAACCTTGCGGCTGCATCTTGACGCGCTTGGGTCCGATTGCGCCCATATGGAGCCACACCGATGAGGAACCCGGTCCCCCGTTGAACGAGAACAGGAGCGGCCGGTCGGCCGCACGGCCCGCGCCGTCGAGCGTGTAGGCCATGTAGAAGATGTGCGCGTCCGTCTCGCCCGCGGGGTTGCGGATCGGCATCATGCCTGTCGTCGTCGTGTATTTCAGGATGCGCGTGCCGAGCTTCATCTCGTGGCGCACGACGACGGGCTTCTCATCGGCCACGTCCGTGCGCGGCTTGGCCTCGGGCACTGTGGCCTGAGCCGCAGCGGGCGGTTGCGGTGGAGTCGGGTTCTGAATCGGGCTGACAAGAAGGGCCGACGTGAGCAGGGCGACAATCATCGAGGACTCCCGGGTTGGTAAGGATCCGAGGGTGAGACTGTGCAGAGGTGATGGTGCGCGATCGGCGCGGAAAGATCCACCGGTCCTGATGGCGGGGGCGGAATTGGGATGCGCCCCTCTCGTCCGGCCCAGCAGCGCGTTGCCGGGCCGTCGGCGCGCATGTTAAGATAAGTGGTTACTTTGAGCGTTCTTCGGAACGTCCCCATCGTCCAGAGGCCCAGGACATAGCCCTTTCAAGGCTAAGACGCGGGTTCGACTCCCGCTGGGGACGCCACATCATATACAAGCCCGGCTAGCAGGTTTTCCGGGCTGGTTTTCGCCTCCCACTTAATCCAGTCCACGCCGATGCCGGCTCGTCCTGCCACACCGTCAGTGGGCCAACGAGCCGCCGCAGGAGCAGACGCGCCACTTTCGGCTCTGCCCGCAGGTCCCGCTTCCACTGCTCCGCCCGTAGCGTCAGCGCCGCACGCAGCTTCACAACATCAAGCGGCACCCAACGTGACACCGCGCAACAAACGGACCATCCCCACGGGCGTGGGGAAAAGTCGACGATCTGGGGCACGCGATCCCGCACGCGCGGAGCATCCCCACGGGCGTGGGGAAAAGGGTTACACCCATCAGTACCGGGAGTATCCTGAGGGACCATCCCCACGGGCGTGGGGAAAAGGAGT
This is a stretch of genomic DNA from Vicinamibacterales bacterium. It encodes these proteins:
- a CDS encoding 6-phosphofructokinase, which encodes MATRRIGILTGGGDVPGLNVAIKAVAMRARNHGIEVLGLRRGWLSLLQLNPDDPASADSWTFELPPDRVRTFDRTGGTILHTSRTNPSNLKPDDVPSHVRQEDRITRPDGRIDCTRHVLRVLEHLRLEALIPIGGDDTLSFASRLHTEDFRVVAIPKTMDNDVFGTDYCIGFSTAVTRSVDAITNFRTSVGSHERIGVVELFGRNSGETSLYAAYLSDVDRALISEVPFDLERLVNYLVDDRKRNPSNYALLTISEGAHPKGGQIFESGEEDAYGHKKLGGIGYMVSQEIRKRSGINIMYEQLAYIMRSGAPDSLDRMVAVSFGSLACDQVAMGHTGRMVSLQQGIYTTVPLDMVVAGKKRVDVTALYDSQEYRPRVRDMLGKPMFLY